The Xanthomonas indica genome has a segment encoding these proteins:
- the fabV gene encoding enoyl-ACP reductase FabV, whose protein sequence is MIIHPKVRGFICTTTHPLGCERNVLEQIAATRARGVRHDGPKNVLVIGASSGYGLASRITAAFGFGAATLGVFFEKPGSEKKAGTAGWYNAAAFDKQAKADGLYSKSINGDAFSDEARAKVIELIKTEMGGQVDLVVYSLASPVRKLPSTGEVKRSALKPIGQTYTATAIDTNKDAIIEASIEPATEQEIEDTVTVMGGQDWELWIDALDAAGVLAPGARTVAFSYIGTEITWPIYWHGALGKAKVDLDQTAQRLHARLQPHGGTANVAVLKSVVTQASAAIPVMPLYISMVYKIMKEKGLHEGTIEQADRLFRERLYREDGQPAATDDENRLRLDDWELRDDVQNACKALWPQVTTENLFQLTDYAGYKHQFLKLFGFERQDVDYDADVDPDVKFDCVEL, encoded by the coding sequence TTGATCATCCATCCGAAAGTCCGCGGTTTCATCTGCACCACCACGCATCCGCTCGGCTGCGAGCGCAACGTGCTCGAGCAGATCGCCGCCACGCGCGCGCGCGGCGTGCGCCACGATGGGCCAAAGAACGTGCTGGTGATCGGCGCGTCCAGCGGCTACGGCCTGGCCTCGCGCATCACCGCCGCGTTCGGCTTCGGCGCCGCCACCCTCGGCGTGTTCTTCGAGAAGCCCGGCAGCGAGAAGAAGGCCGGCACCGCCGGTTGGTACAACGCCGCCGCCTTCGACAAGCAGGCCAAGGCCGACGGCCTGTACAGCAAGTCGATCAACGGCGACGCGTTCTCCGACGAAGCGCGCGCCAAGGTCATCGAACTGATCAAGACCGAGATGGGCGGCCAGGTCGACCTGGTGGTGTATTCGCTGGCCTCGCCGGTGCGCAAGCTGCCGAGCACCGGCGAAGTGAAGCGCTCGGCGCTCAAGCCGATCGGCCAGACCTACACCGCCACCGCCATCGACACCAACAAGGACGCGATCATCGAGGCCTCGATCGAGCCGGCCACCGAGCAGGAGATCGAAGACACCGTCACCGTGATGGGCGGGCAGGACTGGGAACTGTGGATCGATGCGCTGGACGCGGCCGGCGTGCTCGCGCCGGGCGCACGCACCGTCGCCTTCAGCTACATCGGCACCGAGATCACCTGGCCGATCTACTGGCACGGCGCGCTGGGCAAGGCCAAGGTCGACCTCGACCAGACCGCGCAGCGCCTGCACGCCCGCCTGCAGCCGCACGGTGGCACGGCCAACGTGGCGGTGCTGAAGTCGGTGGTCACCCAGGCCAGCGCGGCGATCCCGGTGATGCCGCTGTACATCTCCATGGTCTACAAGATCATGAAGGAAAAGGGCCTGCACGAAGGCACCATCGAACAGGCCGACCGCCTGTTCCGCGAGCGCCTGTACCGCGAGGACGGCCAGCCGGCGGCCACCGACGACGAGAACCGCCTGCGCCTGGATGACTGGGAACTGCGCGACGACGTGCAGAACGCCTGCAAGGCGCTGTGGCCGCAGGTGACCACCGAGAACCTGTTCCAGCTCACCGACTACGCCGGCTACAAGCATCAGTTCCTCAAGCTGTTCGGCTTTGAACGCCAGGACGTGGACTACGACGCCGACGTCGACCCAGACGTCAAGTTCGATTGCGTGGAGCTCTGA
- a CDS encoding response regulator transcription factor yields MSALRIALADDQVLVRAGLRALLQTQGIVVACEADDGQALLDAVAATPVDAVLSDIRMPGMDGIQALQQLRARGDRTPVLLLTTFDESDLLLRATAAGAQGFLLKDAAPEDLREAIARVAAGETLLQPVSTDPVRARYRYRDEDAPRDTFNEREVAILRLLAGGYSNKEIARSLFLAEGTVKNYVSTILDKLGTRDRTRAVLKAITLRII; encoded by the coding sequence GTGAGCGCGCTGCGGATCGCCCTGGCCGACGACCAGGTGCTGGTGCGCGCGGGGCTGCGCGCGCTGCTGCAGACCCAGGGCATCGTCGTCGCCTGCGAGGCCGACGACGGCCAGGCCCTGCTCGACGCGGTGGCGGCCACGCCGGTGGACGCGGTGCTCAGCGACATCCGCATGCCGGGCATGGACGGCATCCAGGCGCTGCAGCAGCTGCGCGCGCGCGGCGACCGCACGCCGGTGTTGCTGCTCACCACCTTCGACGAATCCGACCTGCTGCTGCGCGCCACCGCCGCCGGCGCGCAGGGCTTCCTGCTCAAGGACGCTGCGCCGGAGGACCTGCGCGAGGCGATCGCGCGCGTGGCCGCGGGCGAGACCCTGCTGCAGCCGGTCAGCACCGACCCGGTGCGCGCGCGCTACCGCTACCGCGACGAGGACGCGCCGCGCGACACCTTCAACGAACGCGAAGTGGCGATCCTGCGCCTGCTCGCCGGCGGCTACTCCAACAAGGAAATCGCGCGCAGCCTGTTCCTGGCCGAAGGCACGGTGAAGAACTACGTCTCCACCATCCTGGACAAGCTCGGCACCCGCGACCGCACGCGCGCCGTGCTCAAGGCGATCACCTTGCGCATCATCTGA
- a CDS encoding histidine kinase gives MNRFLRDLIEPKRLAGLLTVATVLWSFQFAPHALAVWCWLAAALFLLPLIGAHYLPGHWRDAALWLEAAAAMALVWLEPHVGTAPVLLVVVVAQVALQWPPRQVLLLAVLANLGTFLALSAASIKHPLLTTLIYGCFHAFAGLSAHYARTAELAREALARVNADLLATRALLADSTRDAERLRLARELHDVAGHKLTAMRIQLRLLLADPALAQRTEVATVERLSAELLADIRAVVQSLRDDRGVDLETALCALAAPFPRPQLQLQIDPALRITDPHLAETLLRLVQEALTNAARHADAAHVRVRLGQDRQQLCLDIEDDGHRAERIREGNGIAGMRERLAALHGRLDLGRTPLGGMQLSVRLPL, from the coding sequence ATGAACCGATTCCTGCGCGACCTGATCGAACCCAAGCGCCTGGCCGGGCTGCTGACCGTGGCCACCGTGCTGTGGTCGTTCCAGTTCGCGCCGCATGCCCTGGCGGTCTGGTGCTGGCTCGCGGCGGCGTTGTTCCTGCTGCCGCTGATCGGCGCGCACTACCTGCCCGGGCATTGGCGCGATGCCGCGCTGTGGCTCGAGGCGGCGGCGGCGATGGCCCTGGTCTGGCTCGAGCCGCACGTCGGCACGGCGCCGGTGCTGCTGGTGGTGGTGGTCGCGCAGGTGGCGCTGCAGTGGCCGCCGCGGCAGGTGCTGCTGTTGGCCGTGCTGGCCAACCTGGGCACGTTCCTGGCGCTGTCCGCCGCCAGCATCAAGCATCCGCTGCTGACCACGCTGATCTACGGCTGCTTCCATGCCTTCGCCGGCCTGAGTGCGCACTACGCGCGCACCGCCGAGCTGGCGCGCGAGGCGCTGGCGCGGGTCAATGCCGACCTGCTGGCCACCCGCGCGCTGCTCGCCGACAGCACCCGCGATGCCGAGCGCCTGCGCCTGGCGCGCGAACTGCACGACGTGGCCGGGCACAAGCTCACCGCCATGCGCATCCAGTTGCGCCTGCTGCTGGCCGATCCGGCGCTGGCGCAACGCACGGAGGTGGCGACGGTGGAACGGCTGTCCGCCGAACTGCTGGCCGACATCCGCGCGGTGGTGCAGTCGCTGCGCGACGACCGCGGCGTGGACCTGGAGACGGCGCTGTGCGCCCTGGCCGCGCCGTTCCCACGGCCGCAGCTGCAGCTGCAGATCGACCCGGCGCTGCGCATCACCGATCCGCACCTGGCCGAGACCCTGCTGCGGCTGGTGCAGGAAGCGCTGACCAACGCCGCGCGGCATGCCGACGCCGCGCATGTGCGGGTGCGCCTGGGCCAGGACCGGCAGCAGCTGTGCCTGGACATCGAGGACGACGGCCACCGCGCCGAACGCATCCGCGAGGGCAACGGCATCGCCGGCATGCGCGAGCGCCTGGCCGCGCTGCACGGACGCCTGGACCTGGGCCGCACGCCGCTCGGCGGCATGCAGCTGAGCGTGAGGCTGCCGCTGTGA
- a CDS encoding isoprenylcysteine carboxylmethyltransferase family protein — MTLHHPDLLFMLLGLSWGAYEMVLGHRRRAADGGARDQGTLRLLWRVLYAAVALGVVLSMLGVWRYAPHLREPLRWTACVLLASGLALRLWSIRVLARWFTVDVTIQEGHRLVRHGPYRYLRHPSYTGALLAFYGLALGMGNVLSLLAIVLPVTWAFLRRIQVEEALLTQAFPEEYPDYAAHSWRLLPWVW, encoded by the coding sequence ATGACCCTGCACCATCCGGATCTGCTGTTCATGCTGCTCGGCCTGAGCTGGGGCGCCTACGAAATGGTGCTCGGCCACCGCCGCCGCGCCGCCGATGGTGGCGCCCGCGACCAGGGGACGCTGCGGCTGCTGTGGCGCGTGCTGTACGCCGCGGTGGCGCTGGGCGTCGTGCTGTCGATGCTCGGCGTGTGGCGGTATGCGCCGCACCTGCGCGAGCCGTTGCGCTGGACGGCGTGCGTGCTGCTGGCCAGCGGCCTGGCGCTGCGATTGTGGTCGATCCGCGTGCTGGCGCGCTGGTTCACCGTCGACGTGACCATCCAGGAAGGCCATCGCCTGGTCCGCCACGGGCCGTACCGCTATCTGCGGCATCCCTCCTACACCGGCGCGCTGCTGGCGTTCTACGGGCTGGCGCTGGGCATGGGCAACGTGCTGTCGCTGCTGGCGATCGTGCTGCCGGTGACCTGGGCGTTCCTGCGCCGCATCCAGGTCGAGGAAGCGCTGCTGACCCAGGCCTTCCCCGAGGAGTACCCGGACTACGCCGCGCACAGCTGGCGGCTGCTGCCGTGGGTGTGGTGA
- the lldR gene encoding transcriptional regulator LldR — protein sequence MTKISIAASTPAAAEPPARLSDRVAAQLRALIAHRGLAVDARLPAERALAAELGVSRPVLREAIAQLASQGLLRARVGGGTYVQRPPTPEDQVVAQLQPFLPLLHADPEYRFDVLEARHALEGATAWHAALRATDDDRARIDAAFEALLQTHAQADAAAQAHADADFHLAIAEATHNRVLLQVMRGLFDLLQANISQSRQQLFASPRIFAALHAQHRALRDAILAGDPERARAAAHAHLEFVHSALRTLDEDDARRARASRLPSSP from the coding sequence ATGACCAAAATTTCCATTGCTGCCAGCACACCAGCAGCCGCCGAGCCCCCAGCCCGGCTCAGCGACCGGGTCGCCGCCCAGTTGCGCGCACTGATCGCACACCGCGGCCTGGCGGTCGACGCGCGCCTGCCCGCCGAGCGCGCCCTGGCGGCAGAGCTGGGCGTGTCCCGCCCGGTGCTGCGCGAGGCCATCGCCCAGCTCGCCAGCCAGGGGCTGCTGCGCGCCCGCGTGGGCGGCGGCACCTACGTGCAACGGCCACCGACCCCGGAGGACCAGGTGGTGGCGCAGCTGCAGCCGTTCCTGCCGCTGCTGCATGCCGACCCGGAATACCGTTTCGACGTGCTGGAAGCGCGCCACGCCCTGGAAGGCGCCACCGCCTGGCACGCGGCGCTGCGCGCCACCGACGACGACCGCGCGCGCATCGACGCCGCGTTCGAGGCGCTGCTGCAGACCCATGCGCAGGCCGATGCGGCCGCCCAGGCGCATGCCGATGCCGACTTCCACCTGGCCATCGCCGAGGCCACCCACAACCGCGTGCTGCTGCAGGTGATGCGCGGCCTGTTCGACCTGCTGCAGGCCAACATCTCGCAGAGCCGGCAACAGCTGTTCGCCTCGCCGCGCATCTTCGCCGCCCTGCACGCCCAGCACCGCGCCTTGCGCGACGCGATCCTGGCCGGCGACCCGGAACGCGCCCGCGCCGCCGCGCACGCCCACCTGGAATTCGTGCACAGCGCGCTGCGCACCCTCGACGAGGACGATGCGCGCCGCGCCCGCGCCTCGCGCCTGCCCTCCTCTCCCTGA
- the lldD gene encoding FMN-dependent L-lactate dehydrogenase LldD: MIISASTDYRAAAQRRLPPFLFHYIDGGAYAEHTLRRNVSDLSDIALRQRVLREDMSALDLRTELFGERLALPVALGPVGLTGMYARRGEVQAAKAAAAKGVPFTLSTVSVCPIEEVAPAIDRPMWFQLYVLRDRGFMRNALERAKAAGVTTLVFTVDMPVPGARYRDAHSGMSGRHAPLRRMLQAVTHPRWAWDVGLRGRPHDLGNISTYRGHPTGLADYIGWLGANFDPSITWKDLEWIRAFWTGPMVIKGILDPADARDAVRFGADGIVVSNHGGRQLDGVLSSARALPAIADAVQGELKILADSGVRSGLDVVRMLALGADAVLLGRAFVYALAAAGQAGVEHLLGLIEKEMQVAMTLTGAKSIAAISRESLAQVTREAMVSA, translated from the coding sequence ATGATCATTTCCGCGTCCACCGACTACCGTGCCGCTGCGCAGCGCCGGCTGCCGCCGTTCCTGTTCCACTACATCGACGGCGGCGCCTATGCCGAGCACACCCTGCGCCGCAACGTGTCCGACCTGAGCGACATCGCCTTGCGTCAGCGGGTGTTGCGCGAGGACATGTCGGCGCTGGACCTGCGCACCGAGCTGTTCGGCGAACGCCTGGCCTTGCCGGTGGCGCTGGGGCCGGTGGGCCTGACCGGCATGTACGCGCGGCGCGGCGAGGTGCAGGCGGCCAAGGCGGCGGCGGCCAAGGGCGTGCCGTTCACCCTGTCCACGGTGTCGGTGTGCCCGATCGAGGAAGTGGCGCCGGCAATCGACCGGCCGATGTGGTTCCAGCTCTACGTGCTCAGGGACCGTGGCTTCATGCGCAATGCGCTGGAACGGGCCAAGGCGGCCGGCGTCACCACCCTGGTGTTCACCGTGGACATGCCGGTGCCGGGCGCGCGCTACCGCGACGCGCATTCGGGCATGAGCGGCCGCCATGCGCCGCTGCGGCGCATGCTGCAGGCGGTCACCCACCCGCGCTGGGCCTGGGACGTGGGCCTGCGCGGGCGCCCGCACGACCTGGGCAACATCTCCACCTACCGCGGCCACCCGACCGGGCTGGCCGACTACATCGGCTGGCTCGGCGCCAACTTCGACCCGTCGATCACGTGGAAGGATCTGGAATGGATCCGCGCGTTCTGGACCGGGCCGATGGTGATCAAGGGCATCCTCGACCCGGCCGACGCGCGCGATGCGGTGCGCTTCGGCGCCGACGGCATCGTGGTCTCCAACCATGGCGGACGCCAGCTCGACGGCGTGCTGTCCAGTGCGCGGGCATTGCCGGCGATCGCCGATGCGGTGCAGGGCGAGCTGAAGATCCTGGCCGATTCCGGCGTGCGCAGCGGCCTGGACGTGGTGCGCATGCTGGCGCTGGGCGCCGACGCGGTGCTGCTCGGCCGCGCCTTCGTCTACGCGCTGGCCGCCGCCGGCCAGGCCGGCGTGGAGCACCTGCTGGGCCTGATCGAGAAGGAGATGCAGGTGGCGATGACCCTGACCGGCGCCAAGTCGATCGCGGCGATCTCGCGCGAGTCGCTGGCGCAGGTGACGCGCGAGGCGATGGTCTCGGCGTAG
- a CDS encoding Ku protein, which translates to MPRPIWTGTLSFGLLNVPVSLMSGERRVDLHFRMLDARDKRPIRFERVNADTGEEVPWKDIVKAYEYSKGNYVVVEQQDIASAAPESHEAVEVEAFVDAAEIDLRYFEKPYVLVPGKKAEKGYVLLRETLRSTGKVGIARVVIRTREYLSAVMPLQDALVLILLRYPQELVDLDDYTLPSGKAADYRISAKETEMAAQLIDSMSGRWDPDAYHDEFRERLHAVIQKRIKAQEGTTQVDEDAEAPHREDAATNVVDFMSLLQKSLEAKKRTPARQDERVPVRKTAKKASKPAKAASGKAKKASRAKPAAAKAKPAARKAPARRKAG; encoded by the coding sequence ATGCCGCGCCCGATCTGGACCGGCACGCTGTCCTTCGGCCTGCTCAACGTGCCGGTGTCGCTGATGTCCGGCGAACGCCGGGTCGATCTGCACTTCCGCATGCTCGACGCGCGCGACAAGCGCCCGATCCGCTTCGAGCGGGTCAATGCCGACACCGGCGAGGAAGTGCCCTGGAAGGACATCGTCAAGGCCTACGAATACAGCAAGGGCAACTACGTGGTGGTCGAGCAGCAGGACATCGCCTCGGCCGCGCCGGAGAGCCATGAGGCGGTGGAGGTGGAAGCCTTCGTCGACGCCGCCGAGATCGACCTGCGCTATTTCGAAAAGCCCTACGTGCTGGTGCCGGGCAAGAAGGCCGAAAAGGGCTACGTGCTGCTGCGCGAGACCCTGCGCAGCACCGGCAAGGTCGGCATCGCGCGGGTGGTGATCCGCACCCGCGAATACCTGTCGGCGGTGATGCCGCTGCAGGACGCGCTGGTGCTGATCCTGCTGCGCTATCCGCAGGAACTGGTCGACCTGGACGACTACACGCTGCCCAGCGGCAAGGCCGCCGACTACCGGATCAGCGCCAAGGAAACCGAGATGGCGGCGCAGCTGATCGACTCGATGTCCGGGCGCTGGGACCCCGATGCCTACCACGACGAATTCCGCGAGCGGCTGCACGCGGTGATCCAGAAGCGGATCAAGGCGCAGGAGGGCACCACCCAGGTCGACGAGGACGCCGAGGCGCCGCACCGCGAAGACGCCGCCACCAACGTGGTCGACTTCATGTCGCTGCTGCAGAAGAGCCTGGAGGCCAAGAAGCGCACGCCGGCCAGGCAGGACGAACGCGTGCCGGTGCGCAAGACCGCGAAAAAGGCCAGCAAGCCGGCCAAGGCGGCGTCCGGCAAGGCGAAGAAGGCCTCGCGCGCGAAACCGGCGGCAGCCAAGGCCAAGCCGGCCGCACGCAAGGCGCCGGCGCGGCGCAAGGCGGGGTAG
- a CDS encoding DUF779 domain-containing protein — MDASAPAAALPPQVLATLPALQLIAKLRARHGALLFHQSGGCCDGSSPMCYPQDDFIVGDRDVLLGEIGEAPFYISPSQFAYWKHTQLIIDVVPGRGGMFSLENGEGVRFLVRSRLFDDSEYAALEAAGKV, encoded by the coding sequence ATGGATGCGTCCGCGCCCGCGGCCGCGCTGCCGCCGCAGGTACTGGCAACGCTGCCGGCCCTGCAGTTGATCGCCAAGCTGCGGGCGCGGCACGGCGCGCTGCTGTTCCACCAGTCCGGCGGCTGCTGCGACGGGTCCTCGCCGATGTGCTATCCGCAGGACGACTTCATCGTCGGCGATCGCGACGTGCTGCTGGGCGAGATCGGCGAGGCGCCGTTCTACATCAGCCCGTCGCAGTTCGCCTACTGGAAGCACACGCAGCTGATCATCGATGTCGTGCCCGGCCGCGGCGGCATGTTCTCGCTGGAGAACGGCGAGGGCGTGCGCTTCCTGGTGCGCTCGCGGTTGTTCGACGACAGCGAGTACGCCGCGCTGGAGGCGGCGGGGAAGGTGTAG
- the adhP gene encoding alcohol dehydrogenase AdhP, whose product MDKTMKAAVVREFGKPLAIEEVAVPRPQAGDILVKIEACGVCHTDLHAAEGDWPVKPNPPFIPGHEGVGHVVAVGAGVDHVKEGDRVGIPWLYSACGHCEHCLGGWETLCETQQNTGYSVNGGFAEYALANASYVGHLPKGIGFVEVAPILCAGVTVYKGLKVTDTKPGNWVVISGIGGLGHMAVQYAKAMGLNVAAVDVDDAKLALATRLGATVTVNARTTDPVAYLKKEIGGAHGALVTAVSPKAFEQAIGMVRRGGTVSLNGLPPGEFPLDIFGMVLNGVTVRGSIVGTRLDLQESLEFAEQGKVAATVATDTLDNINDVFARMHAGKIEGRIVLDMAA is encoded by the coding sequence ATGGACAAGACGATGAAAGCCGCCGTGGTGCGGGAATTCGGCAAGCCGCTGGCGATCGAGGAAGTGGCGGTGCCGCGGCCGCAGGCCGGCGACATTCTGGTCAAGATCGAGGCCTGCGGCGTGTGCCACACCGACCTGCACGCGGCCGAAGGCGATTGGCCGGTGAAGCCGAATCCGCCGTTCATTCCCGGCCATGAGGGCGTGGGCCACGTGGTGGCGGTCGGCGCCGGCGTGGACCACGTCAAGGAAGGCGACCGCGTCGGCATTCCGTGGCTGTACTCGGCCTGCGGCCATTGCGAGCACTGCCTGGGCGGTTGGGAAACCCTGTGCGAGACGCAGCAGAACACCGGCTATTCGGTCAACGGCGGCTTCGCCGAATACGCGCTGGCCAACGCCAGTTACGTCGGCCATCTGCCGAAGGGCATCGGCTTCGTCGAGGTCGCACCGATCCTGTGCGCCGGCGTCACCGTGTACAAGGGCCTGAAGGTCACCGACACCAAGCCTGGCAACTGGGTGGTGATCTCCGGCATCGGCGGCCTCGGCCACATGGCGGTGCAGTACGCCAAGGCGATGGGCCTGAACGTGGCCGCGGTGGACGTGGACGACGCCAAGCTGGCGCTGGCCACGCGCCTGGGCGCGACGGTGACGGTGAACGCGCGCACCACCGACCCGGTGGCGTACCTGAAGAAGGAGATCGGCGGTGCGCACGGTGCGCTGGTCACCGCGGTCTCGCCGAAGGCGTTCGAACAAGCCATCGGCATGGTTCGCCGCGGCGGCACCGTGTCGCTCAACGGCCTGCCGCCGGGCGAGTTCCCGCTGGACATCTTCGGCATGGTGCTCAACGGCGTGACCGTGCGCGGATCGATCGTCGGCACCCGCCTGGACCTGCAGGAGTCGCTGGAATTCGCCGAGCAGGGCAAGGTCGCCGCGACCGTGGCCACCGACACCCTGGACAACATCAACGACGTGTTCGCACGCATGCACGCCGGCAAGATCGAAGGCCGCATCGTGCTGGACATGGCCGCCTGA
- the adh gene encoding aldehyde dehydrogenase: MNAVSTAKPHATDPQSIFKSRYGNFIGGKWVEPKSGQYFDNSTPITGKVFTAVARSNAEDIEAALDAAHAAKDAWGKASSTERSNVLLKIADRIEQNLELLAYAETWDNGKPVRETLNADVPLCVDHFRYFAGAVRAQEGGISEIDHDTIAYHFHEPLGVVGQIIPWNFPLLMACWKLAPALAAGNCVVMKPAEQTPASILVLMEVIGDLLPPGVLNVVNGFGLEAGKPLASNPRIAKIAFTGETTTGRLIMQYASQNLIPVTLELGGKSPNIFFADVMAEDDDFLDKAVEGFVLFAFNQGEVCTCPSRALIQESIYERFMEKALKRVAAIKQGNPLDPNTMVGAQASSEQLEKILSYIDIGKQEGAEVLIGGERNALDGDLAGGFYVKPTVFKGHNRMRVFQEEIFGPVVSVTTFKDEAEALAIANDTLYGLGAGVWSRDAARLYRMGRAIQAGRVWTNCYHAYPAHAAFGGYKQSGIGRENHKMMLDHYQQTKNLLVSYSPKALGFF; this comes from the coding sequence ATGAACGCCGTCAGCACCGCCAAGCCGCATGCCACCGATCCGCAGTCCATCTTCAAGTCGCGCTACGGCAACTTCATCGGCGGCAAGTGGGTGGAGCCGAAGAGCGGGCAGTACTTCGACAACAGCACGCCGATCACCGGCAAGGTGTTCACCGCGGTGGCGCGCTCCAATGCCGAGGACATCGAAGCCGCGCTCGACGCCGCGCACGCCGCCAAGGACGCCTGGGGCAAGGCCTCCAGCACCGAGCGCAGCAACGTGCTGCTGAAGATCGCCGACCGCATCGAGCAGAACCTGGAACTGCTGGCCTATGCCGAGACCTGGGACAACGGCAAGCCGGTGCGCGAGACGCTCAACGCCGACGTGCCGCTGTGCGTGGATCACTTCCGCTACTTCGCCGGCGCGGTGCGTGCGCAGGAAGGCGGCATCTCCGAGATCGACCACGACACCATCGCCTACCACTTCCACGAGCCGCTCGGCGTGGTCGGGCAGATCATCCCGTGGAACTTCCCGCTGCTGATGGCGTGCTGGAAGCTGGCACCGGCGCTGGCCGCGGGCAACTGCGTGGTGATGAAGCCGGCCGAGCAGACCCCGGCCTCGATCCTGGTGCTGATGGAGGTGATCGGCGACCTGCTGCCGCCGGGCGTGCTCAACGTGGTCAACGGCTTCGGCCTGGAGGCGGGCAAGCCGCTGGCCAGCAACCCGCGCATCGCCAAGATCGCCTTCACCGGCGAGACCACCACCGGCCGGCTGATCATGCAGTACGCCAGCCAGAATCTGATCCCGGTGACGCTGGAGCTGGGCGGCAAGTCGCCCAACATCTTCTTCGCCGACGTGATGGCCGAGGACGACGACTTCCTCGACAAGGCGGTGGAAGGCTTCGTGCTGTTCGCCTTCAACCAGGGTGAGGTGTGCACCTGTCCGTCGCGCGCGTTGATCCAGGAATCGATCTACGAGCGCTTCATGGAAAAGGCCCTCAAGCGCGTGGCGGCGATCAAGCAGGGCAACCCGCTCGACCCCAACACCATGGTCGGCGCGCAGGCTTCCAGCGAGCAGCTGGAGAAGATCCTGTCCTACATCGACATCGGCAAGCAGGAAGGCGCCGAAGTGCTGATCGGCGGCGAGCGCAACGCACTGGACGGCGACCTGGCGGGCGGCTTCTACGTCAAGCCGACGGTGTTCAAGGGCCACAACAGGATGCGCGTGTTCCAGGAGGAGATCTTCGGCCCGGTGGTGTCGGTGACCACCTTCAAGGACGAGGCCGAGGCGCTGGCGATCGCCAACGACACGCTGTACGGGCTGGGCGCGGGCGTGTGGAGCCGCGATGCCGCGCGGCTGTACCGCATGGGCCGCGCGATCCAGGCCGGGCGGGTGTGGACCAACTGCTACCACGCCTATCCGGCGCATGCCGCGTTCGGCGGCTACAAGCAGTCGGGCATCGGCCGCGAGAACCACAAGATGATGCTCGATCACTACCAGCAGACCAAGAACCTGCTGGTCAGTTATTCGCCGAAGGCGCTGGGTTTCTTCTGA